In Rattus norvegicus strain BN/NHsdMcwi chromosome 1, GRCr8, whole genome shotgun sequence, a genomic segment contains:
- the 9130023H24Rik gene encoding zinc finger protein 239-like, with the protein MEFAAPGVTRENLDGAKLLENRTSKFSGAPRSPLDREAVLHERPLLARPEQPAPEEKLLDGQYLSRSGSGPQEEAFAKTSDPAVPKAFKCRNCGLAVASLSDLIHHQSSHGCDRPYSCPECDKSFRRGSDLVKHYRVHTGEKPYPCPECGRCFSLSSNLTKHRRSHSGLRPHKCMECGEAFGRSADLAKHQRVHTGEKPYACAECGKTFRVSSNLIQHQRTHTGEKPYRCGLCGKSFSLSSNLLQHQRCHTGEKPYFCAWCGDSFGRSSYLLEHQRSHTGEKPYNCCECGKNFTNSSNCLRHQRTHNGEPPFRCLECGRGFSEITMFTEHQRIHLSK; encoded by the coding sequence ATGGAATTTGCGGCGCCAGGAGTGACCAGGGAGAATTTAGATGGAGCAAAGCTGCTGGAGAACCGGACATCAAAATTCTCGGGAGCCCCCAGGTCGCCCCTGGATCGCGAGGCTGTGCTACATGAGCGCCCCCTCCTGGCGCGGCCGGAGCAACCAGCCCCCGAGGAAAAATTGCTGGACGGGCAGTACTTAAGTAGGTCAGGCTCTGGCCCCCAGGAAGAAGCCTTTGCCAAAACCAGTGATCCTGCAGTCCCCAAAGCTTTCAAGTGCAGGAATTGTGGGCTCGCTGTAGCCAGCCTCTCTGACCTCATTCACCATCAAAGCAGCCATGGGTGTGACCGACCTTACAGCTGTCCAGAGTGTGACAAAAGCTTCCGGCGTGGCTCAGATCTTGTTAAGCATTACAGAGTTCACACTGGTGAAAAACCATACCCCTGCCCAGAGTGTGGCCGTTGCTTCAGCCTCAGCTCTAATCTCACTAAACACCGGCGTTCTCACTCAGGCCTCCGTCCTCATAAGTGCATGGAGTGTGGAGAGGCCTTTGGTCGCAGTGCAGACCTAGCAAAACACCAGCGGGTGCACACTGGGGAAAAGCCTTATGCTTGTGCTGAGTGTGGTAAGACTTTCAGGGTTAGCTCCAACCTGATCCAGCACCAGCGTACTCACACTGGGGAGAAACCCTATCGCTGTGGACTCTGTGGCAAGAGTTTCAGCCTGAGCTCTAACCTTTTACAGCACCAGCGCTGTCACACAGGTGAGAAACCCTACTTCTGTGCTTGGTGTGGAGACAGCTTTGGGCGCAGCTCCTATCTGCTGGAACACCAACGCTCACACACAGGTGAGAAGCCCTACAATTGCTGTGAGTGTGGCAAGAACTTCACCAACAGCTCAAACTGCCTACGGCACCAGCGCACTCATAATGGAGAACCGCCCTTCAGGTGTCTTGAGTGTGGACGTGGCTTTAGTGAGATCACCATGTTTACTGAACACCAGCGCATCCACTTGAGCAAATGA